A portion of the Acidobacteriaceae bacterium genome contains these proteins:
- a CDS encoding alcohol dehydrogenase catalytic domain-containing protein, with protein MSLNPSPTMRAAVLHGREDLRVHDVARPVAGPGEVVLRVEAALTCGTDLKVYRRGYHAKMLTLDRIFGHEAAGVIVEMGEGVAGFAIGDRVVPQNSAPCDECFYCKAGQQNLCDDLLFNNGAYAEYIRIPARIVQKNMLHVPDGMPLEHAALTEPLACVMRGLEQCDAKAGQTVIVLGAGPIGLLFIHAAAILGLHVIAVVKRIDQVATAKEFGAENVVRIADVEDPIVAARALTPDGRGADIVFEAVATPEAWQWAVQMARKGGLVNLFGGPPAGTSASFDTNLIHYSDINIKASFHHTPATTRAAFELLCSGKFDCEKFITGEAELEAVPSVFQAMLTRPAEGTAPEIKTVIYPQTAVERAFPESEKAVA; from the coding sequence ATGTCGCTCAACCCTTCACCGACTATGCGCGCAGCCGTCCTGCATGGACGCGAAGACCTTCGCGTTCATGATGTTGCGCGGCCTGTTGCCGGTCCCGGTGAGGTCGTTCTCCGCGTAGAAGCGGCCCTTACCTGCGGCACAGACCTCAAGGTGTACCGTCGCGGCTACCACGCCAAAATGCTCACGCTGGATCGAATCTTCGGTCATGAAGCCGCAGGCGTCATCGTGGAGATGGGCGAAGGCGTGGCAGGCTTTGCGATCGGGGACCGCGTGGTGCCGCAGAATTCCGCGCCCTGCGACGAATGCTTTTACTGCAAAGCGGGACAGCAGAACCTTTGCGACGATCTTCTCTTTAATAACGGCGCTTACGCCGAGTACATTCGCATTCCCGCACGTATCGTGCAGAAAAATATGCTGCATGTTCCTGACGGGATGCCGCTTGAGCACGCTGCGCTCACGGAGCCGCTGGCCTGCGTGATGCGTGGTCTGGAGCAGTGCGATGCAAAGGCCGGCCAGACGGTGATTGTGCTTGGTGCGGGGCCCATCGGGCTGCTGTTTATTCATGCTGCCGCGATCCTCGGGCTGCATGTGATCGCAGTTGTAAAACGTATCGATCAGGTTGCGACGGCGAAAGAGTTTGGCGCAGAGAACGTGGTACGCATCGCCGATGTGGAGGACCCGATCGTTGCGGCGCGTGCCTTGACCCCTGACGGTCGTGGTGCGGATATCGTCTTCGAAGCGGTTGCCACGCCCGAAGCCTGGCAGTGGGCGGTGCAGATGGCCCGCAAGGGCGGCCTGGTGAACCTCTTCGGCGGTCCGCCTGCTGGCACCTCGGCCAGCTTTGATACGAACCTTATCCATTATTCGGACATCAATATCAAGGCAAGCTTCCACCACACGCCTGCGACTACGCGTGCGGCGTTTGAGCTGCTTTGCTCTGGCAAGTTTGACTGCGAAAAATTCATTACCGGTGAAGCTGAACTGGAAGCTGTGCCGTCTGTATTTCAGGCGATGCTCACACGTCCCGCAGAAGGCACCGCACCCGAGATCAAGACCGTGATTTATCCGCAAACCGCCGTCGAACGCGCGTTTCCTGAGTCCGAAAAGGCCGTGGCATGA
- a CDS encoding ATP-binding cassette domain-containing protein, with protein sequence MADSAASLEPVVEFRGVSIAFEENKVLRNVSFRVMPGETRMILGPAGGGKSVLMKLANGLMMPDSGEVLVFGQILSDLSEQQLYEMRARVGMVFQESALFDSLDVEDNVAYRLEEEHVPEPEIEERVREALRFVELEQAIHKFPAELSGGMRRRVSIARAIISRPDLILYDSPTAGLDPITSTTIVDLVVKQRDVSNTTSLVITHRLQDAFTMATHRYDEASGHMQPLPKGELDSSVRFLVLNEGSVVFDGTTRELTNSTDPWLQAYLA encoded by the coding sequence ATGGCTGATTCTGCAGCTTCCCTGGAGCCAGTCGTCGAGTTTCGCGGGGTCTCGATCGCCTTCGAAGAGAACAAGGTGCTGCGTAACGTCAGCTTCCGCGTCATGCCGGGCGAGACCCGGATGATTCTCGGGCCCGCAGGTGGCGGCAAGTCTGTGCTGATGAAGCTGGCAAACGGCCTGATGATGCCCGACTCCGGCGAGGTGCTGGTCTTCGGACAAATCCTGAGCGACCTGAGCGAGCAACAGCTCTACGAGATGCGCGCACGCGTCGGCATGGTCTTTCAGGAGTCTGCCCTCTTCGACTCGCTCGATGTAGAGGACAACGTCGCCTATCGGCTGGAAGAAGAGCATGTGCCTGAGCCCGAGATCGAAGAGCGCGTGCGCGAGGCTCTCCGCTTCGTCGAACTGGAGCAGGCCATCCACAAGTTCCCTGCCGAGCTCTCCGGCGGTATGCGTCGCCGTGTTTCCATCGCCCGCGCAATCATTTCCAGGCCGGATCTGATTCTCTACGACTCGCCCACAGCGGGGCTCGACCCCATCACCTCCACCACGATCGTCGATCTCGTGGTGAAGCAGCGCGACGTCTCGAATACGACTTCGCTGGTCATCACGCACCGGCTGCAAGACGCCTTCACCATGGCGACCCACCGCTACGACGAGGCCTCAGGCCACATGCAGCCGCTGCCCAAAGGCGAGCTTGACTCAAGCGTGCGCTTTCTCGTGCTGAACGAAGGGTCCGTCGTGTTCGATGGCACGACACGCGAGCTCACCAACAGTACGGACCCCTGGTTACAGGCTTATCTGGCGTAG
- a CDS encoding ABC transporter permease, with product MNLVSPGAVVKNIVSSVQEYSLLSWRAIRNVASKPRYIADTFTQMDSIGFGSLPIVLLTGFFTGCVLALQSATSLKQFGAVEMTGRLVTLSMVKELGPVLTGLMVSGRNASGMASELGSMKVSEQIDAMRALGTDPIRKLVTPRLVSCVVMLFFLTIIADACGIAGGSVVSVLLLKLNGSAFFHTGYMSLQYGDVVEGLVKPLFSGFIIATVGCFYGLRTTGGTRGVGKSTTQAVVSSSVLIILCDFLVTQLMIDIFGR from the coding sequence ATGAACCTTGTTTCGCCAGGAGCCGTCGTGAAGAACATCGTGTCGTCGGTGCAGGAGTACTCCCTGCTTTCATGGCGTGCGATTCGCAACGTCGCGTCCAAGCCACGATATATCGCCGACACGTTCACCCAGATGGACTCCATCGGCTTCGGCTCCCTGCCGATCGTGCTGCTGACGGGCTTCTTTACGGGATGCGTTCTCGCGCTCCAATCAGCTACCTCTTTGAAGCAGTTTGGCGCAGTGGAGATGACCGGACGCCTGGTCACGCTCTCCATGGTGAAAGAACTTGGCCCCGTGCTGACCGGTTTGATGGTCTCCGGGCGCAACGCTTCGGGCATGGCCTCCGAGCTTGGCTCGATGAAGGTTTCCGAGCAGATCGATGCCATGCGCGCGCTGGGTACAGACCCGATCCGCAAGCTGGTCACCCCACGTCTGGTCTCCTGCGTGGTCATGCTCTTTTTCCTGACGATCATTGCGGACGCGTGCGGCATCGCTGGCGGCTCCGTGGTTTCGGTCCTGCTGCTCAAGCTGAATGGATCAGCCTTCTTCCACACCGGCTACATGTCGCTGCAGTACGGCGACGTCGTCGAAGGCCTGGTCAAGCCCCTGTTCTCGGGCTTCATCATTGCCACGGTAGGCTGCTTCTATGGGCTTCGGACAACAGGCGGAACGCGTGGTGTCGGCAAGTCGACAACGCAAGCCGTCGTGTCGTCCTCCGTGCTCATCATCCTTTGCGACTTCCTGGTCACGCAACTCATGATCGACATCTTCGGGAGGTAA
- a CDS encoding protein phosphatase 2C domain-containing protein has product MLLKAKSAAKTDIGLVRRSNQDSFGLAEDSGLYVVCDGMGGNVGGEIASSLAGQTFLQTARQELQAISAGPERARNALWRGALAANRTVRMRAAYDARYRGMGTTLVAAHIENDLLTLINVGDSRAYLVRDAQAHQLTMDHSYVAESVRRGLMTVEQAQRSAMQSVITRAIGAEDDVEPDLYEEPLLLGDTLLLASDGLTRHVTDPAIGEILGRENQSAVESCRLLIEQAKDDGGTDNITCLVVRMLDANAELHHGKLMWPGVSL; this is encoded by the coding sequence ATGTTGCTGAAGGCGAAGAGCGCGGCAAAAACCGACATCGGTCTGGTACGAAGAAGCAATCAGGACAGCTTTGGCCTGGCTGAAGATTCGGGCCTGTATGTCGTCTGTGACGGCATGGGCGGTAATGTCGGCGGAGAGATCGCCAGCTCGCTTGCAGGACAAACGTTTCTGCAGACCGCACGGCAGGAGCTGCAGGCCATTTCGGCTGGCCCGGAGCGTGCTCGCAATGCGCTGTGGCGTGGGGCCCTCGCGGCGAATCGAACGGTTCGTATGCGAGCCGCGTACGATGCGCGCTATCGCGGTATGGGAACGACGCTGGTGGCTGCACACATCGAGAATGACCTGCTTACGCTCATCAACGTTGGGGATAGTCGCGCCTATCTTGTTCGCGATGCGCAGGCGCATCAACTGACGATGGACCACAGTTACGTCGCTGAAAGCGTTCGGCGTGGGTTGATGACCGTGGAGCAGGCACAGCGTTCGGCGATGCAGTCGGTCATCACGCGAGCGATTGGCGCAGAGGACGACGTGGAGCCTGATCTTTACGAAGAGCCATTGCTGCTGGGAGATACGCTGCTGCTTGCCTCCGATGGGCTTACGCGCCACGTGACCGATCCTGCTATCGGAGAGATTCTTGGCCGAGAGAATCAGTCTGCGGTAGAAAGCTGTCGCCTGCTCATCGAACAGGCCAAGGACGATGGTGGAACGGACAACATTACCTGCCTCGTGGTTCGTATGCTCGACGCGAATGCAGAGTTGCATCATGGCAAGCTGATGTGGCCCGGAGTAAGTCTTTAG
- a CDS encoding dienelactone hydrolase family protein yields MVLTEEFVDLQTPTGPMRTHIFRPAREGRFPGILIYSEIFQITAPVRRLALQLAGFGYIVAAPEIYHEYEPAGTVLAYDQPGSDRGNALKTAKPLAAYDSDARAVLAHLAAREDSTGKVGVMGICIGGHLAFRAAMNPEVLGAVCFYATDIHKRGLGEGMNDDSLDRAGEIQGELLMAWGRQDPHIPTEGRMLLLNRLNEVGTKLNWHEVNGAHAFLRDEGVRYDPELARSLFGLALDLFHRTLTVG; encoded by the coding sequence ATGGTTCTTACCGAAGAGTTTGTCGATCTCCAGACGCCGACTGGCCCCATGCGGACGCACATCTTTCGCCCAGCACGCGAAGGCCGCTTCCCGGGCATTCTGATTTACTCGGAAATCTTTCAGATCACCGCACCTGTGCGCCGGCTGGCGTTGCAGCTGGCTGGTTTTGGCTACATCGTGGCCGCGCCGGAGATTTATCACGAGTACGAACCCGCCGGGACGGTGTTGGCCTACGACCAGCCCGGCTCTGACCGTGGCAATGCGCTGAAGACTGCCAAGCCCCTTGCCGCGTACGACAGTGATGCGCGAGCAGTGCTGGCGCATCTTGCTGCACGCGAAGACTCCACCGGCAAGGTCGGCGTGATGGGCATCTGCATCGGAGGCCATCTGGCGTTCCGCGCAGCGATGAACCCGGAAGTCCTTGGAGCGGTCTGCTTCTATGCAACCGATATCCACAAGCGCGGTCTGGGGGAAGGGATGAACGATGATTCGCTCGATCGCGCGGGCGAGATCCAGGGCGAGTTGCTGATGGCCTGGGGACGGCAGGACCCGCATATCCCTACTGAAGGCCGTATGCTGCTGCTGAATCGGCTCAACGAGGTGGGGACCAAGCTCAACTGGCATGAGGTGAACGGAGCCCATGCCTTCCTTCGTGACGAAGGTGTGCGCTATGACCCTGAGCTCGCTCGCTCGCTCTTCGGTCTGGCGCTCGATCTCTTCCATCGCACGCTTACCGTTGGCTAA
- the hpnC gene encoding squalene synthase HpnC, with translation MITARDVDAIDDRLQEAPAFYRTPVLRPSLADAEEWCEHLATTHYENFHVATVFLPKPLRKHFFSVYGFCRTSDDLGDEVGDTAVATKLLAAWRGMLQECFQNPQASRHPVFVALEPTIAECQLPQQPFDDLISAFEQDQTYTHHESLATLEKYSRYSANPVGRLVLLVCGYKDERLMQLSDEICTGLQLANFYQDVVQDWGRGRRYLPADVMARFGVTDEQIANRHFDSNYEAMMRFLVEDARARLTHGQQITKLVDRDLASTLTLFAKGGHAILDAIAGQSYNTLKSRPVVTKGMKLRLLFGAVGGKLQAIILPKRGGAR, from the coding sequence ATGATTACCGCACGCGATGTAGACGCCATTGACGATCGCCTGCAGGAGGCACCTGCCTTCTATCGCACACCTGTGCTGCGTCCTTCGCTGGCCGACGCCGAAGAGTGGTGTGAGCACCTGGCCACGACGCACTACGAGAACTTTCATGTCGCCACAGTCTTTCTGCCGAAGCCACTGCGCAAGCACTTCTTCTCGGTCTACGGCTTCTGCCGCACTTCGGACGATCTTGGAGACGAAGTCGGCGACACGGCTGTAGCGACAAAGCTGCTTGCTGCCTGGCGCGGCATGTTGCAGGAGTGCTTTCAGAATCCGCAGGCCTCGCGGCATCCCGTTTTCGTGGCCCTTGAGCCGACGATTGCGGAGTGCCAACTGCCGCAGCAGCCGTTTGACGACCTGATCTCGGCGTTTGAGCAGGACCAGACCTATACACATCACGAATCGCTCGCCACGCTGGAGAAGTACTCGCGTTACTCGGCGAATCCTGTTGGTCGGCTCGTGCTGCTCGTTTGCGGTTACAAGGATGAGCGCCTGATGCAGCTCTCGGATGAGATCTGCACCGGTCTTCAGCTCGCGAACTTTTACCAGGACGTGGTGCAGGACTGGGGGCGTGGCCGTCGGTATCTTCCGGCTGATGTGATGGCCCGCTTTGGCGTAACGGATGAGCAGATCGCTAATCGCCACTTCGATTCCAACTATGAAGCGATGATGCGTTTCCTCGTAGAAGACGCTCGGGCACGGCTTACGCATGGGCAGCAGATTACGAAGCTTGTGGATCGTGATCTTGCGTCCACCCTCACTCTCTTTGCGAAGGGCGGCCATGCCATCCTGGATGCGATCGCAGGGCAGAGCTACAACACGCTGAAGTCGCGCCCGGTAGTGACAAAAGGCATGAAGCTGCGTCTTCTCTTTGGAGCGGTCGGCGGCAAGTTGCAGGCGATCATTCTTCCGAAGCGCGGGGGAGCACGATGA
- a CDS encoding phytoene/squalene synthase family protein: MNEVGQLKLVEAYEYCRNVARVEAKNFYYAFRVLPQHKSDAMCAVYAFMRKADDLSDDESLSLDARRTAMAEWTAQWKAASKSGESNDPLFVALMDTQRRFNIPDDLLDQLIAGTTLDLNPQPEGTDLLTIDGKTVQVYQTLPALERYCYLVASVVGLVCIRIFGYSDRKAEQLAVDTGIAFQLTNILRDVKEDAERGRVYLPEDKLSEYKVSVERLFALCNGSTPARNELELIMGIQGTAQKLYRRSEQLIPLLDKDSRAAMRVLIKIYRLLLDLIADDPAAVFHTRVSVSSARKLRVLGLGMAQAYGARVFG; encoded by the coding sequence ATGAACGAAGTTGGGCAACTCAAACTAGTGGAAGCCTACGAGTACTGCCGCAACGTCGCGCGTGTTGAAGCGAAGAACTTCTACTACGCCTTCCGTGTGCTGCCGCAGCATAAGTCGGACGCGATGTGCGCGGTCTACGCGTTCATGCGCAAGGCAGACGATCTCTCCGACGACGAATCTCTTTCGCTCGATGCACGCCGTACGGCGATGGCTGAGTGGACCGCGCAGTGGAAGGCCGCGAGCAAAAGCGGTGAAAGCAACGATCCGCTCTTCGTGGCGCTCATGGATACGCAGCGCCGCTTCAATATCCCGGACGACTTGCTCGACCAGCTCATCGCAGGAACGACGCTCGATCTGAATCCGCAGCCTGAAGGTACGGATTTGCTTACGATCGACGGCAAGACCGTTCAGGTCTACCAGACATTGCCTGCGCTGGAGCGTTACTGCTACCTCGTAGCATCGGTGGTTGGGTTGGTCTGCATTCGTATCTTTGGCTACTCGGACCGCAAAGCCGAGCAGCTTGCTGTCGATACAGGTATCGCCTTCCAGCTCACCAACATCCTGCGCGATGTGAAGGAAGATGCAGAGCGTGGCCGGGTGTATCTGCCGGAAGATAAGCTCTCGGAGTACAAGGTTTCTGTCGAGCGTCTTTTTGCTCTTTGCAACGGCTCAACGCCTGCCCGCAATGAGCTTGAGCTCATCATGGGCATTCAGGGGACGGCGCAAAAACTCTACCGCCGCTCCGAACAACTGATCCCGTTGCTGGATAAGGATTCGCGCGCGGCGATGCGTGTGCTTATCAAGATCTACCGCTTGCTGCTCGACCTTATAGCCGATGATCCCGCGGCTGTCTTCCATACGCGGGTCAGCGTGTCCAGCGCACGCAAGCTTCGGGTGCTAGGGCTTGGCATGGCGCAGGCGTACGGGGCACGCGTCTTCGGATGA